Proteins found in one Pontibacter sp. SGAir0037 genomic segment:
- a CDS encoding GDSL-type esterase/lipase family protein, producing MKSIAILLLALLLSSSCKSQSQSIKAATPTAAYLAEVQKELKTIFPDNKRINLVFHGHSVPSGYWSRQEVHTLESYPNLVLGKLKGVYPHAVINIIITAIGGEYAEKGQTRLTVDVLPHKPDVLFIDYALNDLGIGLERTKVAWEKMIEEALANNIKVVLVTPSPDQRYNILEPGNKLELHAKQIRELAAKYKVGLADPFAEFQKIVSKEGSIEGYMSHVNHPNEKGHDIIAGEIFKLFQ from the coding sequence ATGAAAAGCATAGCTATATTATTACTGGCCCTGTTGCTGTCCAGTTCTTGTAAAAGCCAGAGCCAAAGCATCAAAGCAGCTACACCAACTGCTGCTTACCTGGCGGAGGTACAGAAGGAGCTCAAAACAATTTTCCCAGATAATAAAAGGATAAACCTCGTGTTTCATGGTCACTCGGTGCCATCAGGTTATTGGAGCCGTCAGGAAGTGCATACCCTGGAATCTTACCCGAACCTGGTTCTTGGTAAACTGAAAGGTGTTTATCCGCATGCTGTTATTAATATTATTATTACAGCCATAGGAGGGGAGTATGCCGAGAAAGGCCAGACCCGCCTAACAGTAGATGTATTGCCGCATAAACCTGATGTACTGTTTATAGATTATGCGTTAAATGACTTGGGCATCGGGTTGGAGAGGACAAAAGTGGCCTGGGAGAAAATGATAGAGGAAGCCCTTGCCAATAATATAAAAGTAGTATTGGTTACGCCATCGCCAGATCAGCGCTACAATATCCTGGAACCTGGCAATAAGCTGGAGCTACACGCAAAGCAGATCCGCGAACTGGCAGCGAAATACAAAGTCGGACTAGCCGATCCTTTTGCCGAATTTCAAAAAATAGTCAGCAAAGAAGGTTCTATAGAGGGCTATATGTCGCATGTA